A single Carettochelys insculpta isolate YL-2023 chromosome 2, ASM3395843v1, whole genome shotgun sequence DNA region contains:
- the LOC142008380 gene encoding vacuolar protein sorting-associated protein 28 homolog: MFHGIPAAPGPGAPGNKPELYEEVKLYKNAREREKYDNMAELFAVVKTMQALEKAYIKDCVSPNEYTAACSRLLVPYKAAFKQVQGSEIGSIDEFCRKFRMSSLDCPLAMERIKEDRPITIKDDKGNLNRCIADIVSLFITVMDKLRLEIRAMDEIQPDLRELMETMNRMSHLPPDFEGRQKVNQWLQTLSGMSASDELDDSQVRQMLFDLESAYNAFSRFLHS; the protein is encoded by the exons atgTTCCACGGGATCCCTGCTGCGCCTGGCCCAGGAG CCCCAGGGAATAAGCCAGAACTGTACGAG GAGGTGAAGCTGTATAAAAATGCACGGGAGCGAGAAAA GTACGATAACATGGCTGAGCTGTTTGCGGTGGTGAAGacgatgcaggctctggagaaagcCTATATCAAGGACTGTGTCTCTCCCAACGA gtACACCGCAGCCTGCTCCCGGCTCCTGGTCCCGTACAAAGCTGCCTTCAAACAGGTACAGGGATCTGAAATTGGCTCCATCGATGAATTTTGCCGCAAGTTCCGGATGAGTTCA ctcgacTGCCCGCTGGCCATGGAGAGGATCAAGGAGGATCGGCCAATCACCATCAAGGACGACAAGGGCAACCTGAACCGCTGCATTGCTGACATCGTCTCT ctttTCATCACAGTGATGGACAAGCTGCGCCTGGAGATCCGAGCCATGGATGAG ATCCAGCCAGACCTGCGGGAGCTGATGGAGACGATGAACCGCATGAGCCACCTACCTCCTGACTTCGAGGGGAGACAGAAAGTGAACCAGTG GCTGCAGACGCTGAGCGGCATGTCTGCCTCTGACGAGCTGGACGATTCCCAAGTGCGCCAGATGCTGTTTGATTTGGAATCCGCCTACAATGCCTTCAGCCGGTTCCTGCACTCCTGA
- the LOC142009046 gene encoding uncharacterized protein LOC142009046 codes for MLDLPNLVPTHCSTQIVHNTAKHGLRMLSYDVECLVLKVFSEVFALDENNGELKEFFDFMKTDYTEILRQVPKRFLALFTAIDKLLKNWPALKSYFVSKGEEDVNCTVWAFLSEHKDIASNDETITLPELYIYFVHNLMSQFTSTIKVLESNYLQVTELYATFNKLRREIQNRQEKGFYGYKVMQLLKKLHPNEQNTFIGDAQQTYMHMLRYLEKRLDFSENYFYKLCAPLSLDRPLELDKRCTLTTNLDIQVDVDELFTEVSVLNDALPILKGSIINAESEQEQQQHERHHQTGSSEVWVEFFKCCEAPNLLRIVQRVFAVPASNTFVERVVSVMKNLWADERNRLQTDLVKAELFVHFNYKMTCDEFAGFLQTGAAKELMAAAANCEMF; via the coding sequence ATGCTGGATTTACCAAACCTTGTACCAACACATTGCAGCACTCAGATAGTACACAATACAGCAAAGCATGGCTTGAGAATGCTCTCTTACGACGTAGAGTGTTTGGTCCTCAAGGTCTTCAGTGAAGTCTTTGCACTAGACGAGAATAACGGTGAACTTAAAGAGTTCTTTGATTTCATGAAGACAGACTATACAGAAATCTTACGCCAAGTACCTAAACGTTTTCTGGCCCTTTTCACTGCGATTGACAAGTTACTGAAGAATTGGCCGGCCCTCAAATCTTACTTTGTGAGTAaaggggaggaggatgtgaaCTGCACAGTCTGGGCCTTTCTTTCTGAGCATAAGGACATAGCTTCCAATGATGAAACTATTACACTTCCTGAACTGTACATCTACTTTGTGCATAACCTTATGAGCCAATTTACCAGCACCATAAAGGTTCTTGAGAGTAATTACCTTCAGGTAACTGAACTGTATGCTACATTCAACAAGCTGAGAAGAGAGATTCAGAATCGACAAGAGAAAGGTTTCTATGGGTACAAGGTGATGCAACTCTTGAAAAAGCTACACCCTAACGAGCAGAACACCTTTATTGGAGACGCCCAGCAGACTTACATGCACATGCTCCGGTATCTAGAAAAGAGGTTAGATTTCAGTGAAAATTATTTCTATAAGTTGTGTGCACCGCTCAGTCTGGACAGGCCTCTGGAGCTAGACAAACGGTGCACTTTGACGACAAACTTGGACATTCAAGTGGATGTAGATGAACTTTTCACAGAAGTGTCTGTATTGAATGATGCACTACCAATCCTAAAGGGTTCAATAATTAATGCCGAATCAGAACAGGAACAGCAGCAACATGAACGCCACCATCAGACCGGCAGCTCTGAAGTCTGGGTAGAATTCTTTAAGTGCTGCGAGGCCCCGAACTTGCTTAGAATTGTGCAGCGTGTGTTTGCTGTTCCAGCCAGCAACACCTTTGTGGAACGCGTTGTTAGCGTAATGAAGAATTTGTGGGCCGATGAAAGGAACAGGCTCCAAACAGACCTAGTGAAAGCTGAACTGTTTGTGCACTTCAACTATAAAATGACATGTGATGAGTTTGCTGGATTTCTGCAGACAGGGGCAGCTAAGGAGCTCATGGCGGCAGCAGCCAATTGTGAGATGTTTTAA